In a genomic window of Phalacrocorax aristotelis chromosome 8, bGulAri2.1, whole genome shotgun sequence:
- the ARHGEF37 gene encoding rho guanine nucleotide exchange factor 37 isoform X1 codes for MANACGADPHAKDAAETEEAIYEVIPCNRMELSQQLAVEELITTEASYVHNIQLCVLDIQAHLQKKQLPDLDLEGLFSNTNEILHVSRRFLKGLEATATQEHEQLLCISALFQEFKEEMENVYKIYCASYEHALLLLESYRKDPRLQEEILKTLNATVPHTGASDLSFFLVMPVQRITKYPLLLGKILENTPASTSAYPALQAAVCAMAQVNTNINEYKRRREVANKYNKAEHLTLRDRFARLNTHSIAKKTTRLSRLFMHEAGIVAKTEDREYDELEEKFQCVVSSVAVLKENMASYLGHLEAFLLPTPHKCELQIDEGPAQQYCHFAEYLHCTVYPEFKRRLDRLVCQPLYSLSDMLVGPQQLVKKRLDKLLDYEEIQERKSEMGSVTYDEEAAMNTYLAINALLVAELPRFNQVALQLLGQILCSLSTLQQDLAAQVLHQAEKELEQMPHSRMPLPSFWKMVEDTLQQSGAQLRTFCQAFEMVTPSLVTKPLNPTEEQKVLSLVSKHGPDKLYQVTSNIRGSKDLDLTLQRGQIVALLQSVDTKGNRSRWLVDAGGPRGFVPAGKLQPYCPVQSQQPGMQMPALESSTERRRHSYASPEAPRPQMATFTPAFQVVAGFSFTARSPQEVSLQAGQPVVVLEPHDKKGSKEWSLVDVSGQRGYVPSSYLVTIPVQEPMGWSLPV; via the exons ATGGCGAATGCCTGCGGGGCAGACCCCCATGCCAAGGATGCAGCAGAGACTGAAGAGGCCATCTATGAGGTGATACCCTGCAATAGGATGGAGCTGAGCCAGCAGCTGGCTGTGGAGGAGCTCATCACCACTGAGGCCAGCTACGTCCACAACATCCAGCTCTGCGTGTTGGACATTCAGGCACACCTTCAGAAGAAGCAG CTGCCTGATCTTGACCTGGAAGGACTCTTCTCTAACACCAACGAAATCCTCCATGTCTCCAGACGGTTCCTGAAGGGTCTTGAGGCCACGGCTACCCAGGAGCATGAGCAGCTGCTATGCATCA GTGCCCTGTTCCAGGAATTCAAGGAGGAGATGGAGAACGTCTACAAGATCTACTGTGCCAGCTACGAGCacgctctgctgctgctggagagctACCGCAAGGAccccaggctgcaggaggagatcTTGAAGACCCTGAATGCAACAGT GCCTCACACAGGTGCATCGGACCTCAGCTTCTTCCTGGTGATGCCAGTACAGAGGATCACCAAATACCCGCTTCTGCTGGGGAAGATCCTGGAGAACACCCCTGCCAGCACCAGCGCCTacccagccctgcaggcagctgtcTGCGCCATGGCCCAGGTCAACACCAACATCAATGAGTACAAACGGCGCAGAGAAGTAG CAAACAAATACAACAAGGCCGAGCACCTGACCCTGCGGGACCGCTTCGCACGCCTCAACACGCACTCCATTGCCAAGAAGACCACGCGGCTGAGCCGGCTCTTCATGCATGAGGCTGGCATTGTGGCCAAG ACAGAGGACAGGGAATATGACGAGCTGGAGGAGAAATTCCAGTGTGTGGTGTCCAGCGTGGCTGTGCTGAAGGAGAACATGGCATCCTACCTGGGCCATTTAGAG GCATTCCTACTGCCCACCCCGCACAAGTGTGAGCTGCAGATCGACGAGGGACCTGCCCAGCAGTACTGCCACTTTGCGGAATACCTCCATTGCACTGTTTACCCAGAGTTT AAGCGACGGCTGGACAGGCTGGTCTGCCAGCCCCTCTACAGTCTCTCAGACATGCTGGTGGGGCCACAACAGCTGGTCAAGAAGCGACTGGACAAGCTGCTGGACTATGAGGAGATCCAGGAGCGGAAGAGCGAGATGGGCAGCGTGACATACGACGAGGAGGCAGCCATGAACACCTACCTTGCCATCAACGCCCTGCTTGTGGCTGAGCTCCCGCGATTCAATCAGGtggctctgcagctcctggggcagATACTGTGTTCCCTCAGCACCCTGCAACAGGACTTGGCTGCCCAGGTCCTGCACCAGGCAGAAAAGGAGCTAGAGCAG ATGCCTCATAGCCGCATGCCTCTGCCCAGTTTCTGGAAGATGGTGGAAGACACCTTGCAGCAGTCTGGTGCTCAGCTCCGTACCTTCTGCCAGGCATTTGAGATGGTCACGCCAAGCCTGGTGACAAAG CCTCTGAACCCCACTGAGGAGCAGAAGGTCCTTTCCCTTGTAAGCAAGCATGGCCCAGACAAACTTTACCAAGTGACAAGCAACATCAGAGGCAGCAAAGACTTGGACCTGACCTTGCAAAGGGGACAGATTGTAGCTCTGCTGCAAAGTGTGGACACTAAGGGGAACAGGAGCAGATGGCTGGTGGATGCTGGAG GTCCCCGAGGGTTTGTGCCTGCTGGAAAACTCCAGCCCTATTGCCCGGTACAAAGCCAGCAGCCCGGGATGCAGATGCCAGCCCTggagagcagcacagagagaaGGCGACATTCGTATGCATCACCTGAAGCTCCCAGGCCCCAGATGGCCACCTTCACCCCAGCTTTCCAG GTGGTTGCTGGCTTCTCCTTCACAGCCAGGAGCCCGCAGGAGGTGAGCCTCCAGGCAGGGCAGCCTGTGGTGGTGCTGGAGCCACATGACAAGAAGGGGAGCAAGGAATGGAGTCTGGTGGATGTGAGCGGCCAGAGGGGCTATGTGCCCTCCAGCTACCTGGTGACCATCCCTGTGCAGGAGCCCATGGGCTGGAGCTTACCTGTGTGA
- the ARHGEF37 gene encoding rho guanine nucleotide exchange factor 37 isoform X3, producing MANACGADPHAKDAAETEEAIYEVIPCNRMELSQQLAVEELITTEASYVHNIQLCVLDIQAHLQKKQLPDLDLEGLFSNTNEILHVSRRFLKGLEATATQEHEQLLCISALFQEFKEEMENVYKIYCASYEHALLLLESYRKDPRLQEEILKTLNATVPHTGASDLSFFLVMPVQRITKYPLLLGKILENTPASTSAYPALQAAVCAMAQVNTNINEYKRRREVANKYNKAEHLTLRDRFARLNTHSIAKKTTRLSRLFMHEAGIVAKTEDREYDELEEKFQCVVSSVAVLKENMASYLGHLEAFLLPTPHKCELQIDEGPAQQYCHFAEYLHCTVYPEFKRRLDRLVCQPLYSLSDMLVGPQQLVKKRLDKLLDYEEIQERKSEMGSVTYDEEAAMNTYLAINALLVAELPRFNQVALQLLGQILCSLSTLQQDLAAQVLHQAEKELEQMPHSRMPLPSFWKMVEDTLQQSGAQLRTFCQAFEMVTPSLVTKVPEGLCLLENSSPIARYKASSPGCRCQPWRAAQREGDIRMHHLKLPGPRWPPSPQLSRWLLASPSQPGARRR from the exons ATGGCGAATGCCTGCGGGGCAGACCCCCATGCCAAGGATGCAGCAGAGACTGAAGAGGCCATCTATGAGGTGATACCCTGCAATAGGATGGAGCTGAGCCAGCAGCTGGCTGTGGAGGAGCTCATCACCACTGAGGCCAGCTACGTCCACAACATCCAGCTCTGCGTGTTGGACATTCAGGCACACCTTCAGAAGAAGCAG CTGCCTGATCTTGACCTGGAAGGACTCTTCTCTAACACCAACGAAATCCTCCATGTCTCCAGACGGTTCCTGAAGGGTCTTGAGGCCACGGCTACCCAGGAGCATGAGCAGCTGCTATGCATCA GTGCCCTGTTCCAGGAATTCAAGGAGGAGATGGAGAACGTCTACAAGATCTACTGTGCCAGCTACGAGCacgctctgctgctgctggagagctACCGCAAGGAccccaggctgcaggaggagatcTTGAAGACCCTGAATGCAACAGT GCCTCACACAGGTGCATCGGACCTCAGCTTCTTCCTGGTGATGCCAGTACAGAGGATCACCAAATACCCGCTTCTGCTGGGGAAGATCCTGGAGAACACCCCTGCCAGCACCAGCGCCTacccagccctgcaggcagctgtcTGCGCCATGGCCCAGGTCAACACCAACATCAATGAGTACAAACGGCGCAGAGAAGTAG CAAACAAATACAACAAGGCCGAGCACCTGACCCTGCGGGACCGCTTCGCACGCCTCAACACGCACTCCATTGCCAAGAAGACCACGCGGCTGAGCCGGCTCTTCATGCATGAGGCTGGCATTGTGGCCAAG ACAGAGGACAGGGAATATGACGAGCTGGAGGAGAAATTCCAGTGTGTGGTGTCCAGCGTGGCTGTGCTGAAGGAGAACATGGCATCCTACCTGGGCCATTTAGAG GCATTCCTACTGCCCACCCCGCACAAGTGTGAGCTGCAGATCGACGAGGGACCTGCCCAGCAGTACTGCCACTTTGCGGAATACCTCCATTGCACTGTTTACCCAGAGTTT AAGCGACGGCTGGACAGGCTGGTCTGCCAGCCCCTCTACAGTCTCTCAGACATGCTGGTGGGGCCACAACAGCTGGTCAAGAAGCGACTGGACAAGCTGCTGGACTATGAGGAGATCCAGGAGCGGAAGAGCGAGATGGGCAGCGTGACATACGACGAGGAGGCAGCCATGAACACCTACCTTGCCATCAACGCCCTGCTTGTGGCTGAGCTCCCGCGATTCAATCAGGtggctctgcagctcctggggcagATACTGTGTTCCCTCAGCACCCTGCAACAGGACTTGGCTGCCCAGGTCCTGCACCAGGCAGAAAAGGAGCTAGAGCAG ATGCCTCATAGCCGCATGCCTCTGCCCAGTTTCTGGAAGATGGTGGAAGACACCTTGCAGCAGTCTGGTGCTCAGCTCCGTACCTTCTGCCAGGCATTTGAGATGGTCACGCCAAGCCTGGTGACAAAG GTCCCCGAGGGTTTGTGCCTGCTGGAAAACTCCAGCCCTATTGCCCGGTACAAAGCCAGCAGCCCGGGATGCAGATGCCAGCCCTggagagcagcacagagagaaGGCGACATTCGTATGCATCACCTGAAGCTCCCAGGCCCCAGATGGCCACCTTCACCCCAGCTTTCCAG GTGGTTGCTGGCTTCTCCTTCACAGCCAGGAGCCCGCAGGAGGTGA
- the ARHGEF37 gene encoding rho guanine nucleotide exchange factor 37 isoform X2 produces MENVYKIYCASYEHALLLLESYRKDPRLQEEILKTLNATVPHTGASDLSFFLVMPVQRITKYPLLLGKILENTPASTSAYPALQAAVCAMAQVNTNINEYKRRREVANKYNKAEHLTLRDRFARLNTHSIAKKTTRLSRLFMHEAGIVAKTEDREYDELEEKFQCVVSSVAVLKENMASYLGHLEAFLLPTPHKCELQIDEGPAQQYCHFAEYLHCTVYPEFKRRLDRLVCQPLYSLSDMLVGPQQLVKKRLDKLLDYEEIQERKSEMGSVTYDEEAAMNTYLAINALLVAELPRFNQVALQLLGQILCSLSTLQQDLAAQVLHQAEKELEQMPHSRMPLPSFWKMVEDTLQQSGAQLRTFCQAFEMVTPSLVTKPLNPTEEQKVLSLVSKHGPDKLYQVTSNIRGSKDLDLTLQRGQIVALLQSVDTKGNRSRWLVDAGGPRGFVPAGKLQPYCPVQSQQPGMQMPALESSTERRRHSYASPEAPRPQMATFTPAFQVVAGFSFTARSPQEVSLQAGQPVVVLEPHDKKGSKEWSLVDVSGQRGYVPSSYLVTIPVQEPMGWSLPV; encoded by the exons ATGGAGAACGTCTACAAGATCTACTGTGCCAGCTACGAGCacgctctgctgctgctggagagctACCGCAAGGAccccaggctgcaggaggagatcTTGAAGACCCTGAATGCAACAGT GCCTCACACAGGTGCATCGGACCTCAGCTTCTTCCTGGTGATGCCAGTACAGAGGATCACCAAATACCCGCTTCTGCTGGGGAAGATCCTGGAGAACACCCCTGCCAGCACCAGCGCCTacccagccctgcaggcagctgtcTGCGCCATGGCCCAGGTCAACACCAACATCAATGAGTACAAACGGCGCAGAGAAGTAG CAAACAAATACAACAAGGCCGAGCACCTGACCCTGCGGGACCGCTTCGCACGCCTCAACACGCACTCCATTGCCAAGAAGACCACGCGGCTGAGCCGGCTCTTCATGCATGAGGCTGGCATTGTGGCCAAG ACAGAGGACAGGGAATATGACGAGCTGGAGGAGAAATTCCAGTGTGTGGTGTCCAGCGTGGCTGTGCTGAAGGAGAACATGGCATCCTACCTGGGCCATTTAGAG GCATTCCTACTGCCCACCCCGCACAAGTGTGAGCTGCAGATCGACGAGGGACCTGCCCAGCAGTACTGCCACTTTGCGGAATACCTCCATTGCACTGTTTACCCAGAGTTT AAGCGACGGCTGGACAGGCTGGTCTGCCAGCCCCTCTACAGTCTCTCAGACATGCTGGTGGGGCCACAACAGCTGGTCAAGAAGCGACTGGACAAGCTGCTGGACTATGAGGAGATCCAGGAGCGGAAGAGCGAGATGGGCAGCGTGACATACGACGAGGAGGCAGCCATGAACACCTACCTTGCCATCAACGCCCTGCTTGTGGCTGAGCTCCCGCGATTCAATCAGGtggctctgcagctcctggggcagATACTGTGTTCCCTCAGCACCCTGCAACAGGACTTGGCTGCCCAGGTCCTGCACCAGGCAGAAAAGGAGCTAGAGCAG ATGCCTCATAGCCGCATGCCTCTGCCCAGTTTCTGGAAGATGGTGGAAGACACCTTGCAGCAGTCTGGTGCTCAGCTCCGTACCTTCTGCCAGGCATTTGAGATGGTCACGCCAAGCCTGGTGACAAAG CCTCTGAACCCCACTGAGGAGCAGAAGGTCCTTTCCCTTGTAAGCAAGCATGGCCCAGACAAACTTTACCAAGTGACAAGCAACATCAGAGGCAGCAAAGACTTGGACCTGACCTTGCAAAGGGGACAGATTGTAGCTCTGCTGCAAAGTGTGGACACTAAGGGGAACAGGAGCAGATGGCTGGTGGATGCTGGAG GTCCCCGAGGGTTTGTGCCTGCTGGAAAACTCCAGCCCTATTGCCCGGTACAAAGCCAGCAGCCCGGGATGCAGATGCCAGCCCTggagagcagcacagagagaaGGCGACATTCGTATGCATCACCTGAAGCTCCCAGGCCCCAGATGGCCACCTTCACCCCAGCTTTCCAG GTGGTTGCTGGCTTCTCCTTCACAGCCAGGAGCCCGCAGGAGGTGAGCCTCCAGGCAGGGCAGCCTGTGGTGGTGCTGGAGCCACATGACAAGAAGGGGAGCAAGGAATGGAGTCTGGTGGATGTGAGCGGCCAGAGGGGCTATGTGCCCTCCAGCTACCTGGTGACCATCCCTGTGCAGGAGCCCATGGGCTGGAGCTTACCTGTGTGA